TGAAAAGGGTTGCATCTAAGCTCTTGTTAGGAAGATACTCATATATCAAGAGCTTTTCATCTCCTTCATCACAACACCCAAGAAGTCGAACCAAGTTTCTATGTTGCAATTTTGCAATTAGAATTACTTCGTTCCTGAATTCTGTTGTTCCTTGTTGAGAATCTCTACTTAGCCTCTTGATTGCGACTTCTTGACCACCTAATAGTCCCTAGGGAAACATAGAGTTGAGTTTTACATATGAATAAGCTAGTCTCCTAATTTAGAAAGAATAACATGCACTACATATTGAACAAGCTACCTTGTAAACTTTGCCAAATCCTCCATGTCCAATCTTACATGCTTCAGAGAAACTGTGGGTCGCAAGAACAATTTCTTCTAATCTGACGAATGGAAAATCTTGATCATGCAGAGGGCCTTCTCCGCCATGTTCTTCGGAGGTACTTAGACCATCCAATCTTATATTCTTGTGCTTTCTCCAATTTTTATTCTTGCCTGCTCCCACAATGTAGTAGTCATTTCCCTTCCAATAAGCATACCGTACGCATAAGAAATAAAAGTTATATGTGACCCCATGAATTTTTTATATTGTTGTTATTCCCTTTATGAACTCACATAACAAGATGAAATTACCCATGAGGTAAGTTGCCGCCATGTTAAAATCATAGACCAGAAAGTACCTATATTACAGAAAATGAGGTCCAAATGTTTGAAAAAACACACTTAGGATCCCCTCTAGAAGAAAACAAACATGTatgtgtgcgcgcacacacacaaccCATTATTCCATAGCACCGTGACCTAacctcactctggttttttctaacCTCACAAAGTATTTCTAAAGCAAACTTTCTTGAGCATGGGAAGCAACAATCACTATGATCGATGTGTGGAAAAACTTGCAGTAGTTAGGGTTGCCAGTTATCGTTACATTGATCCCATGATGGCTAAACCGCACAAAAAAAAAAACCACCTTGAAATATTATTTGCTCTAGTTCGCTATTCAAGTGGCTTAGAGGATACTTGAAACTGAGGGCATATTGTGGTAGTAGACGACGAATTCCAAGTTTATGTAGTTAAACTGGCATTCTCATAATGACGTCAAATAAAACATGTTTAAGTAGATTCAACTAAACATACCTTTGCATTTTAACCATGCGAGAGAGATGCATACGAGTACGAGAAAACTACTGCTTAGAACTGGCAGCATAATCCTAATTGCATTGCCTTTTCGTCTTTTACCTGCGCCATACATACATATACTATAAAAGAAAAGGAGAATGATTGATACAACTAGAAGTATATTAGCAAAGTTAAAAACGGCAGCAAAATGGCAAAACTAGTAGTAGAAAGAGACAAAATGGAAGTTTGTTGCCACCTGCTGCATCTATACCTGCAAGTCGAAGATAGAGCGTCTCCCCACCGTTCTCGCGTAATTTTCCCGTGTCAATCAAATCCCCAGCCCACAGCAAGCACATTGTCGCAGCTCCTCCGGACATGCTGCTACTGACATTGCGATGCACATACCCCTCACAGGAGCAGTTGCGGTTGCACTCCTCCAGACACTCGTCAGACGTACTTCTGCCCCCTCCGACGAGCGCAAATTTATCTGGTGacttcatccccaacatggccaagTAGCGACTGCCGCACCCATGCAGCAGCTCCTTCCGCCGGCACCCCGCCAAGAACCTGCCACTAGTCCACTCCTCCTTGTTTGCTGGCTCGAAGCCATCTAGACACTTGCAAGTTGGGGTCGGCACCACTGTCTCGTCGCAGTAGCCATACGGGCCACAGTATCCATAGCGATTGCATTCAGCAGACCAGATCGAAACGGCAACCCAGATAGAGGACATGCTGCTCCAGATCTGAATCAGATACTGACCAGAATAGGTCAACACTATCCTTGTGGGTGGGGCGCCATCAGAGAGGCTATATGTGACATAGATCTCATCACCATTGTCGATGATGGCCATGTACATGATAAGATCACTAACGTTGATTGCCCCTACTAGCTGTTCTTTGCTAAAGCTAAACACTTGGTTCCCCGTCCATGGGTTGCTACGGATCATCAAGCTCTCCCCGTCCCTCAGGAATGCTTGGAGGGGTGTGTCTGGgccgccaccgaaggagaagcgccCCGGTGAAGGGTCGCCGGGGCCCTTCCAGGATACTAGACGATCACCAGTGTCGCCCGGTCTGTATTTGATTCGGGACTTCATGCTGGGGAGGACCGTGTCCGTGGGGTGGTCGAAGCTCTGCCACAACGTGGTACCGTTTGCCGACCGGATGACGAGGTTGCCGGTGTTCAAAAGCACCGCCGTTGAGGAAGACGAGCCAATGGTTGTGGTTATGTTGGCCGTTGTCCAAAGGACACGGCCGTCACTATTACCTTCGGAGATAATGAGATTGGAGGTGTTGGTGAGGGAGAGCATCGGTGCAGAGGAAGTGTTATTGGAGATTGGGGTTTCACGGTTGGCAACCCAAACAACTGTGAGCTCAGATATGTTGTTGTACCATATGCCAAGGTACAGCTTGGCTGGAGTGGAGTTGGAGGGGTTGAAGAAGCCCAAGGCGAACATGCCACCCTCAGAGACGATGGTTGTGCCAGGGGATAGCGGCTTACCGGGGACAAGCCGGTCGTCGGAAGCACTCAATGGCAGAAACAAAACGATCAGAGCTACAGTGCAGCAGAGGATAGCCTTCGACTCCATTGATCGATCAGGCCAAAATCTTTGTTACTAAGCTGTAACTACCTATACCCTATATATAGATGCTGGCAAATGCGAGAAAGTGGTTGCTTTAATTGAACCTTGGTCTACAAGTAGGAACTGTTTCCACGAGGGAAGCACCCACGAATGTTCAATCACGGAAGTAGATGATTAtattgaataatgcaaaatttcgaAATTCTAGAAGTGTTTGTGTCGGAGTCAAGAGTCAGTTGGAGTTAACATTTCAGTTGTCCATGTCAGAGTTGGGATGCCACCATCACTGCAAGAACGTCACCTCCCACCGAAAAAAAAACTCTAGATTAGTGAGACATGGGTGAGCATCAAACCTGGATTTCGATCCACTTATGCATCTTTTGTTATCCGAGCGTTCCTTTCACAGAAAGCCTTTTCTTGTACGGAATCAgtctgatccttgagctattcagtTTTGACCATTAGATGTTTTACTACCCTATATTTTACCTGCTTATTTTGATCTCAGCCAACAACTACAGTTGATTTCTGCTCTAGGCACGACAATTTCTCGTTCAGACATGTGCTTGCTGTGTGAACTTGCAGAGGAAGGCATGCTCTTCGGTCTTCACATCGGTCAACGTGCTTATGGAAACTCAAAACattacccgcaaaaaaaaggaaACTCAAAACGTTGAATGTCACACCCTAGTTTTGTCTGACTGTCATTCTGTCCTAAAGCTTTTTCTTCAAGTGAACAAAAATTTCCATTCTGAGAGCGAGAATGAAGATTCAGTTCATTGGAATGTAATGATGGTTTTGTGATGTTTTCTTTTTATCTTTTGAAAAGGGAATAAACCTGGCCTCTACATCTTGCGATGCACACAACCATTTTATTAACATAATAAATCAAAGTCACTGAGTACcaaaaggtttacataaagagaagACTACAACGGACGGTTATGCTATATTCTTGGTTCTAGTGTTTATAGTTGTTGTTATATGACCTACGGATCTAAatgtaattattattattatttttagtgtTCACTATATTATTATGATTAATAATGAATAGATAAAAGATAATCATAAATAAAATTTTGTTTTGCAAAGTGACGTGGCTAGCAGCCTATCACTGCCTACCACGAAAGAGAATAAAAACATTGGAATATAACGACTTCCAGCCAACTGATGCACGCGGTTTTGTTTCTCCGAGAGCATGATGGTCTCAACCTATTAGGCAGTTATTAAAGGTATCTTCAACACTGACCCGTAAATTTGCGACAGCATCCGCCCGCAGTCCGCGGATCGGCGGACCAGTCCATGGGCATGAGTGTGGGAGGCGGCCATTCAACTTTGTCCGCGTACATTTCGAACCAAGTTTAAATTAATCGGACGGACTCCATGCAAAACACGGTGAATTTTCATATAAACCGGAGCACATTCATTATAGTTTGGACATTTTTCATATAAACCGGACAAACATTACATTTTGGTTAATTTTATACTAAATCCAATCTAAATGATCGCCGCTGCCCGTTCCTCATGTCTGGCCGTGAGCCCCAAGAACTGAAGCTCCGGCTCTTGCCTTTTACTTCTCCAGTTCCGCCTTGGGGCTCTCCAGCTCCGACTCCGCAGCCTGCGCGGCTAATAGTCCGTTGATTTTCAGCCCGCCAAGCTTGGCTTCAATGGGAGGGGAAGAGCGGTGGCCTTCCAAGGACCCAGCGACAGcgacctaccatgcactactctttCCTCGGTGCCGGCGGCACCCTTCGACGTGAcggcttcatggtcgtggcggTGGGGCACGGCCTTGgcggagccagcgatgtcctcctcctcgtcgcacTTGCCGAACAACTCGCCCGATGCTTTGTCAATCTCCTTGTAGGCGGTCTATAACTCCGTCTGATATTGGCAGTACTGCCGGCGGTCGCGGCGGATGTCACAAGTAGAGTGGTAGGAGTTGAGCAATCTCGCCTGCTCTGCCACGTGCGCGTCTAGCGCAATGGTCATGCCGGCGGCGAGTTGCTCCTCCGTCTACCGGTGCTCGTCGAGGAGATAGAGGTAGTAGGTTTGGTGGGCCTGCGCATCAGTGGGCACAGGCCTCGCCGATGATGATGCTGCCGACATGCACCAGCGTGGAGGATGGCACCGGCTCATCTTCAGCATCgtcctccattgggacgtcattGACCTCTGTCTGTCTGCCGGCCTGGTAGTCGGCAGCAATGGCAGCCATCTTCTTCTCGTCAGACAAGAGGCCGTCCCAAAGAGATTTGGAGCGCGAGGAGGCCATGGTGGGTATTATGCAGAGAGGAGAAAGGGACCGGAGATGGATGACTGCGACTATGGCTGGGGCTGAAGTTTATATAGCGGCCAGATGACAACGGtgggcggcagacggatggacgagTGGCGTCAGAGTAGGTTCCTCGACAACCGAGTATCATAAATTTAGGGCGACGGACCACCGTGGTGTCGAGCAGTcgtgtgcaccaggaagcggcgcagGCAGTGATTTCTCGACATGGTGCACCACTTTAATGTCGGCGACAGTGAGAGGTCGCattcgctctggccgggcatgaattcaGCAGTGATGCTCTGGAGTGGCGATGATTGTTTCGCGCGGGCGAGGAAGGGGGTAGGAGGGGTATTTGGTGGGCGAGGGCAGTCAGAAGTGGACGTGGCAGCGGTCTGAACGCCCGCGAATCCTCCTAGTTTATCTATTGTTTACGAGAAAAATGCGTCCGGACCGCCGAGCAGACCGATATAGGTCCGGGTTAGATTGCAAAACACGTCTGAACCGCGTGGTCCGAATTGTATGCGGGTGGTTTGACAGTTcatattggagatgccctaagagcgAAAGAAAGATAGCTCAACGATGCGCAGTTAGGTGCTAAAAGAGTGGCAGTTCCTAACAGAACCAATTCTGCATCCCCAGAAATTACCTGAACAATCAACAATTCTGGAGGCAT
Above is a window of Triticum dicoccoides isolate Atlit2015 ecotype Zavitan chromosome 5B, WEW_v2.0, whole genome shotgun sequence DNA encoding:
- the LOC119306091 gene encoding G-type lectin S-receptor-like serine/threonine-protein kinase At1g11300, with the protein product MESKAILCCTVALIVLFLPLSASDDRLVPGKPLSPGTTIVSEGGMFALGFFNPSNSTPAKLYLGIWYNNISELTVVWVANRETPISNNTSSAPMLSLTNTSNLIISEGNSDGRVLWTTANITTTIGSSSSTAVLLNTGNLVIRSANGTTLWQSFDHPTDTVLPSMKSRIKYRPGDTGDRLVSWKGPGDPSPGRFSFGGGPDTPLQAFLRDGESLMIRSNPWTGNQVFSFSKEQLVGAINVSDLIMYMAIIDNGDEIYVTYSLSDGAPPTRIVLTYSGQYLIQIWSSMSSIWVAVSIWSAECNRYGYCGPYGYCDETVVPTPTCKCLDGFEPANKEEWTSGRFLAGCRRKELLHGCGSRYLAMLGMKSPDKFALVGGGRSTSDECLEECNRNCSCEGYVHRNVSSSMSGGAATMCLLWAGDLIDTGKLRENGGETLYLRLAGKRRKGNAIRIMLPVLSSSFLVLVCISLAWLKCKGKNKNWRKHKNIRLDGLSTSEEHGGEGPLHDQDFPFVRLEEIVLATHSFSEACKIGHGGFGKVYKGLLGGQEVAIKRLSRDSQQGTTEFRNEVILIAKLQHRNLVRLLGCCDEGDEKLLIYEYLPNKSLDATLFNDTRKLLLDWATRFSIIKGVARGLLYLHEDSRFTIIHRDLKAGNILLDAYMKPKIADFGMARIIGDNQQNANTQRVVGTYGYMAPEYAMEGVFSTKSDVYSFGILLLEVVTGIRRNSNCETMGFSSLAVYSWNMWSEQKTEELQDSTIIDTSPDEVLLCIHVALLCVQDNPEDRPLMSSVVFVLENGSSTLTSPNRPAYISRRSTEVDQIRQNIQTSVSTFTLTEIEGR